A window from Peromyscus eremicus chromosome 5, PerEre_H2_v1, whole genome shotgun sequence encodes these proteins:
- the Thnsl1 gene encoding threonine synthase-like 1, whose protein sequence is MSFFFSVLKKAKANIGWLGQKSAMLNFTRCRHLKQITQKCFSSVPVQVWTRTQLLLSRAFAHPEPGKSWHSTHALPGDKNIILMGAPGAGKTTVGRILGHKLGCCVIDVDDDVLEKAWNMSASEKLQDVGHERFLEEEGKAVLNLSASGSVISLSRSNPMHDASMWHLKKNGIVVYLDVPLVDIIGRLKSMKIGRIVGQESGRSMRDFLRHQRLYYKKWFDTRVFCESGAPAEEVADKVLDAVRRYQDVDSETFISTRHVCLKDQDKKFPPKYFSEAVIEGLASDGGLFVPEKEFPKLSSGEWKSLIGATYIERAQILLERCIHPADIPATKLGEMIETAYGDNFACSKIAPIRHLSGNQFILELFYGPTGSFKDLSLQLMPHIFAYCIPSSCNYVLLVATSGDTGSAVLNGFSHLNKNDKQRISVVTFFPEDGVSEFQKAQIVGSQRENGWAIGVRSDFDFCQTAVKQIFNDSDFTGFLIVEYGTILSSANSINWAQLLPQVVYHASAYLDLVSQGFISFGSPVDVCIPTGNFGNVLAAVYAKMMGIPIRKFICASNQNHVLTDFIKTGHYDLRDRKLAQTFSPSIDILKPSNLERHLYLLANKDGQLMADLFNQLESQLHFQIERMLVEKLQEDLVADWCSEGECLEAISTTYNTSGYILDPHTAVAKVVADRTQDKSCPVIISSIAHYSKFAPAVMQALKISELNQTSSSQLYLLGSYNALPPPHEALLERMKQEGKVDYQVCAADVSVLKSHVEKLIQNRFLRQSE, encoded by the coding sequence atgtctttttttttttctgtcttgaaaaaggCTAAAGCCAACATAGGTTGGCTTGGGCAGAAAAGTGCAATGCTGAACTTCACCAGATGTCGACACCTGAAACAGATAACGCAGAAGTGTTTTTCCAGTGTGCCGGTTCAAGTGTGGACTCGCACACAACTCCTGCTCTCACGAGCCTTTGCACATCCAGAACCAGGAAAGTCATGGCACTCAACCCACGCTCTTCCTGGAGACAAAAATATTATCCTGATGGGGGCTCCTGGTGCAGGGAAAACAACAGTGGGCAGAATACTAGGTCACAAACTAGGCTGTTGTGTCATCGATGTGGATGATGATGTCCTCGAGAAAGCCTGGAACATGAGCGCTTCTGAAAAACTGCAGGATGTTGGTCATGAGCGATTtttagaagaggaaggaaaagccGTGTTAAACTTGTCTGCATCTGGAAGTGTGATTTCCCTCAGTAGGTCCAATCCCATGCACGATGCTAGCATGTGGCATCTGAAGAAAAATGGAATCGTTGTATACCTGGATGTGCCTCTAGTAGATATAATTGGTCGTCTGAAGTCAATGAAAATTGGTAGGATTGTTGGTCAGGAATCTGGAAGATCCATGAGAGACTTTCTGAGGCATCAAAGACTGTACTATAAGAAGTGGTTTGATACTCGAGTCTTCTGTGAGAGCGGGGCTCCGGCCGAGGAGGTCGCGGACAAAGTGCTGGATGCAGTGAGGAGATATCAAGATGTGGACTCCGAGACATTCATTTCAACAAGGCACGTTTGTCTTAAAGACCAGGACAAGAAGTTCCCACCAAAATACTTCAGCGAGGCAGTGATTGAGGGGCTGGCATCCGATGGTGGACTCTTTGTTCCTGAGAAGGAGTTTCCAAAATTAAGCTCTGGGGAGTGGAAAAGCCTAATCGGAGCAACCTATATAGAAAGAGCACAGATACTTTTGGAAAGGTGTATTCACCCTGCAGACATACCTGCCACCAAACTGGGAGAAATGATCGAAACTGCTTATGGGGACAACTTTGCCTGCTCCAAAATTGCCCCCATCAGGCACCTCTCAGGCAACCAGTTCATCCTGGAGTTGTTCTACGGGCCGACGGGCTCCTTTAAAGATCTGTCTTTACAGCTCATGCCTCACATTTTTGCTTACTGTATCCCATCAAGTTGCAATTACGTGTTACTAGTAGCTACTTCTGGAGACACCGGGAGCGCAGTCTTAAATGGTTTTAGCCACCTTAATAAAAACGACAAGCAAAGGATCTCTGTGGTCACATTTTTTCCAGAGGATGGAGTTAGTGAGTTTCAAAAGGCACAGATAGTTGGCAGTCAGAGAGAAAATGGATGGGCGATAGGTGTCAGGTCAGATTTCGATTTTTGCCAGACAGctgtaaaacaaatatttaatgattCTGATTTCACTGGCTTTCTGATTGTGGAATATGGAACAATCCTAAGTTCAGCTAATTCTATAAATTGGGCTCAACTGCTTCCCCAGGTAGTCTATCACGCATCTGCCTATCTTGATCTTGTGAGCCAAGGGTTTATTTCCTTTGGAAGCCCAGTAGATGTCTGTATTCCCACAGGAAACTTTGGCAACGTATTAGCAGCAGTGTATGCCAAGATGATGGGCATCCCTATTCGAAAATTCATCTGTGCCTCTAATCAGAACCATGTTTTGACTGATTTCATAAAAACTGGACATTACGACCTAAGGGATAGGAAGTTAGCACAGACATTTTCACCGTCAATAGATATTCTCAAACCTTCAAACCTGGAGCGACATTTATACCTGTTGGCTAACAAAGATGGGCAGTTAATGGCGGATTTGTTTAACCAGCTAGAGAGTCAGCTCCACTTCCAAATAGAGAGGATGCTAGTGGAGAAGCTGCAGGAGGACTTGGTTGCAGACTGGTGTTCTGAGGGAGAGTGCCTCGAAGCTATCAGCACCACCTACAACACGTCGGGGTACATTTTGGACCCACACACTGCTGTTGCAAAAGTGGTTGCAGACAGGACACAAGACAAATCCTGCCCAGTGATCATCTCCTCGATAGCCCACTACTCCAAGTTTGCACCCGCCGTCATGCAGGCCCTGAAGATTAGTGAACTCAACCAGACGTCGTCAAGCCAGCTTTACTTGCTGGGCTCCTACAACGCATTACCGCCTCCTCACGAGGCTTTACTAGAGAGGATGAAGCAGGAAGGGAAGGTGGACTACCAGGTGTGTGCAGCGGATGTCAGTGTCCTCAAGAGTCACGTGGAGAAGCTGATCCAAAATCGGTTCTTAAGGCAGTCCGAGTAG